A portion of the Leifsonia sp. EB41 genome contains these proteins:
- a CDS encoding DUF1345 domain-containing protein: MTSPGHTSGIRTTVMLASGVVSAAVTGLVGQWAYALSVGWAVACAVYIAWVWVTISRMGGSETRRHAAAEDPSKTTSDTLLLVASVASLAALVLLLGQTKNASPPGKDLIALLGAASVALSWFFMHTLYTLRYAVLYYNEPGSGRHGIDFNEDTSPRYLDFAYLAFTVGMTFQVSDTDISSQRIRAAILRHMMLSYLFGAVIIAASVNLIASLAS; the protein is encoded by the coding sequence GTGACGTCGCCCGGCCACACCTCGGGGATCCGCACGACCGTGATGCTCGCCTCGGGCGTCGTCTCGGCCGCCGTCACGGGTCTCGTCGGGCAGTGGGCGTACGCCCTCTCCGTCGGGTGGGCGGTCGCGTGCGCCGTCTACATCGCGTGGGTTTGGGTCACGATCTCGCGCATGGGCGGCTCGGAGACGCGGCGGCACGCCGCGGCCGAGGACCCGTCCAAGACGACAAGCGACACCCTCCTGCTGGTCGCGTCCGTCGCCAGCCTTGCAGCGCTCGTCCTCCTGCTCGGCCAGACCAAGAACGCCTCTCCGCCCGGCAAAGACCTGATCGCGCTACTCGGCGCGGCCTCCGTCGCGCTCTCGTGGTTCTTCATGCACACCCTGTACACGCTGCGGTACGCGGTCCTCTATTACAACGAGCCTGGCAGCGGGCGCCACGGAATCGACTTCAACGAGGACACGTCGCCGCGTTACCTCGACTTCGCGTACCTCGCCTTCACGGTCGGGATGACGTTCCAGGTCTCCGACACCGACATCTCCAGCCAACGCATCCGCGCGGCGATCCTGCGCCACATGATGCTCTCGTATCTGTTCGGAGCGGTGATCATTGCGGCGTCGGTGAATCTGATCGCGAGTTTGGCGAGCTAG
- a CDS encoding ATP-dependent DNA ligase, translated as MGYLVYDGDTRISFDDRVLAHLELVIVNKLRRRESFSVSWREAADTGGGRNSIWLDVSIPLRFHFDGSRQPTLDRRWVERLAESASGPTGLIVVDEDGEQVHGTTQAHGA; from the coding sequence ATGGGCTATCTGGTGTACGACGGCGACACTCGCATCAGCTTCGACGACCGTGTGCTCGCTCACCTGGAGCTGGTCATCGTCAACAAGCTGCGACGCCGGGAGTCCTTCTCGGTGAGCTGGCGTGAAGCAGCAGACACGGGAGGGGGACGCAACAGCATCTGGCTGGATGTGTCCATCCCGCTGCGCTTCCATTTCGACGGCTCACGTCAGCCAACGCTGGATCGACGGTGGGTGGAGCGCCTGGCTGAGTCGGCCTCCGGACCGACCGGGCTCATCGTCGTGGACGAAGACGGCGAACAGGTTCACGGCACGACGCAAGCGCACGGGGCCTAG
- a CDS encoding SDR family oxidoreductase has translation MPESQLSFDNPVDRYPKVRPPEKQVEEPGRDSELDPPADHGETSYVGSGRLSGRKAVVTGGDSGIGAAAAIAFAREGADVAIVYLPAEEEDAQHVAGLIRDAGRTAVTIAGDISDRAFCDEVVARALDGLGGIDILVNNAGKQIYCKDLTELPDDQFDLTMKTNVYAMFWLTKAALPHLAAGATTINTTSVQAYLPGEVLVDYATTKAAINAFTKALAGQLAPKGIRVNAVAPGPIWTPLQPSAGQPPEKLPDFGSQTAIGRAGQPAELAPAYVFLASPESSYVIGETLAVTGGMPTP, from the coding sequence ATGCCAGAGAGCCAGCTGAGTTTCGACAACCCCGTGGATCGTTACCCGAAGGTCCGTCCGCCCGAGAAGCAGGTCGAGGAGCCAGGACGCGATAGCGAGCTCGATCCGCCCGCGGATCATGGCGAGACCAGCTATGTGGGGTCCGGTCGACTGTCGGGCCGGAAGGCCGTCGTCACCGGTGGCGACTCGGGGATCGGAGCGGCGGCGGCGATCGCGTTCGCCCGGGAGGGCGCTGACGTCGCGATCGTGTATCTGCCCGCCGAGGAGGAGGACGCGCAGCACGTCGCGGGACTGATCCGTGATGCGGGACGGACCGCGGTCACCATCGCCGGCGACATCTCCGACCGCGCCTTCTGCGATGAGGTGGTCGCCCGGGCTCTCGACGGACTCGGCGGCATCGACATCCTGGTCAATAACGCGGGCAAGCAGATCTACTGCAAAGACCTGACCGAGCTGCCCGACGACCAGTTCGACCTGACGATGAAGACCAACGTGTACGCGATGTTCTGGCTCACCAAGGCGGCCCTCCCGCACCTGGCCGCCGGGGCGACGACCATCAATACGACCTCGGTGCAGGCGTATCTGCCCGGCGAGGTCCTGGTGGACTACGCGACGACGAAGGCGGCGATCAATGCGTTCACCAAAGCGCTGGCCGGCCAGCTCGCCCCCAAAGGCATCCGGGTGAACGCTGTCGCGCCGGGTCCGATCTGGACGCCGCTGCAGCCCAGCGCGGGTCAACCGCCGGAGAAGCTGCCCGACTTCGGGTCGCAGACCGCGATCGGCCGAGCCGGGCAACCGGCCGAGCTCGCGCCCGCGTACGTCTTCCTCGCCTCCCCCGAGTCCAGCTACGTCATCGGCGAGACTCTCGCCGTCACCGGCGGCATGCCCACACCCTGA
- a CDS encoding Dps family protein, whose translation MATTTKNGTKATKPAASPRTTQARGAAPGEHATRRENAENGFVASTALSSNLQRVLVDLIELHLQGKQAHWNIVGHNFRDLHLQLDEIVDETREFSDTIAERMRALHAAPDGRSRTVAETTALAVFPNGEVDTSDAVDLITDRLETAVRTMRSVHDDVDEEDPTSADLLHQIIERLEQFAWMVSAENRRPSTR comes from the coding sequence ATGGCGACAACCACGAAGAACGGAACCAAAGCCACGAAGCCCGCGGCGTCCCCGCGCACGACCCAGGCGCGCGGGGCAGCACCCGGCGAGCACGCGACCCGTCGCGAGAACGCGGAGAACGGCTTCGTCGCCTCGACGGCGCTCTCGAGCAACCTGCAGCGGGTGCTCGTCGACCTGATCGAGCTGCACCTGCAGGGCAAGCAGGCGCACTGGAACATCGTCGGACACAACTTCCGCGACCTGCACCTCCAGCTCGACGAGATCGTCGACGAGACCCGGGAGTTCAGCGACACGATCGCCGAACGGATGCGCGCCCTCCACGCCGCACCCGACGGCCGCTCCCGCACCGTCGCGGAGACGACAGCCCTGGCCGTGTTCCCCAACGGCGAGGTCGACACCTCCGACGCCGTGGACCTCATCACCGACCGCCTGGAGACCGCCGTGCGAACGATGCGCTCCGTGCACGACGACGTCGACGAAGAGGACCCGACCTCGGCGGACCTCCTCCACCAGATCATCGAACGACTGGAGCAGTTCGCCTGGATGGTCAGCGCCGAGAACCGGCGACCGTCGACACGCTGA
- a CDS encoding DUF3618 domain-containing protein, protein MSGDVDALADKVTPSKIADRQKRKVKGALHSFTGRIMGSDDPYDQHRGVGEAAGDAIGEAKDATVDASKRAVAKAEGNPVAVGLIAFGVGLLAASLIPASEKEQELAAKAKDAAQPVLHEAADVGKQMAQDLKEPAQEAVQAVRDTAQESVETVKAEAVDRATDVAEDARDAGQHVQNG, encoded by the coding sequence CTGAGCGGCGACGTGGATGCTCTGGCCGACAAGGTCACGCCCAGCAAGATCGCCGACCGGCAGAAGCGCAAGGTGAAGGGCGCCCTCCACTCCTTCACCGGACGCATCATGGGCTCCGATGATCCCTACGACCAGCACCGCGGCGTCGGCGAGGCGGCCGGCGACGCGATCGGCGAGGCCAAGGACGCCACGGTTGACGCCAGCAAGCGGGCCGTCGCGAAAGCCGAGGGCAACCCGGTCGCGGTCGGGTTAATCGCCTTCGGCGTCGGGCTGCTCGCGGCCTCCCTCATCCCCGCCAGCGAGAAGGAGCAGGAACTCGCCGCCAAGGCCAAGGACGCCGCGCAGCCGGTATTGCACGAAGCGGCCGATGTCGGCAAGCAAATGGCGCAGGACCTCAAGGAGCCCGCCCAAGAGGCAGTGCAGGCTGTCAGGGATACCGCCCAGGAGTCCGTCGAGACCGTCAAGGCGGAGGCCGTCGATCGTGCGACCGACGTGGCCGAGGACGCCCGGGACGCCGGTCAGCACGTGCAGAACGGCTGA
- a CDS encoding CDGSH iron-sulfur domain-containing protein, with product MRGQADSEVTIVACPDGPLLVRGPVEIVDTAGEPIEQRRRTIALCRCGVSMIKPYCDGSHKLSGFRTDPPSPEAE from the coding sequence ATGAGAGGGCAGGCGGACAGCGAGGTGACGATCGTCGCCTGCCCGGACGGTCCCCTGCTAGTGCGTGGACCGGTCGAGATTGTTGACACCGCAGGGGAACCGATCGAGCAGCGGCGCCGCACGATCGCACTGTGCCGGTGCGGTGTGTCCATGATCAAGCCGTACTGCGACGGAAGCCACAAGCTCTCCGGGTTCCGGACCGATCCGCCCTCCCCAGAAGCGGAATAG
- a CDS encoding iron-containing redox enzyme family protein, with amino-acid sequence MSAQFLEALSTPAARESPAMAAALQLAERALVSEQDVLTDEDLQLTLLLSYGLSYGGVTDSDGRWEWNPIQVAVRTAIEEQFERRLRELVGDVALPKPDADAVASHLFAVTSEDTGPSLSRYVAKKATREQAIEFVIHRSIYTLKEADPHSWAIPRLTGRAKAGLVEVQSDEYGAGRPHRIHAAIFARTMRGVGLDDRYGVYVDRVPAITLASFNMMSMFGLNGRLRGAIVGHLAAFEMTSSVPNRLYSNGFRRLGFGEDVTDYYDEHVEADAVHEQIAGRDLAGGLAEQHPELLEDIVFGAHCCLLVDGLVGAHLLASWQAGRSSLREESGAAA; translated from the coding sequence GTGAGCGCGCAATTCCTGGAAGCGCTGAGCACGCCCGCGGCCCGCGAGTCGCCGGCGATGGCGGCAGCGCTTCAGCTCGCGGAGCGAGCACTCGTGAGCGAACAGGACGTCCTCACCGACGAGGACCTCCAGCTCACTCTGCTGCTGAGCTACGGCCTGTCCTACGGCGGTGTGACCGACAGTGACGGCCGTTGGGAATGGAACCCGATCCAGGTCGCGGTCCGCACTGCGATCGAGGAGCAATTCGAGCGTCGCCTGCGCGAGCTCGTCGGGGACGTCGCGCTGCCGAAGCCGGACGCCGACGCTGTCGCATCGCATCTTTTTGCCGTGACTTCAGAAGACACCGGCCCGAGTCTCTCCCGGTACGTGGCGAAGAAGGCGACTCGCGAGCAGGCGATCGAGTTCGTGATCCACCGGTCGATCTACACGCTGAAAGAGGCGGACCCGCACTCGTGGGCCATTCCTCGGCTGACTGGTCGGGCCAAGGCCGGACTGGTCGAGGTCCAGTCCGACGAGTACGGCGCCGGCCGCCCGCATCGCATTCACGCGGCGATCTTCGCTCGGACGATGCGGGGCGTGGGCTTGGACGATCGGTACGGCGTCTACGTCGACCGGGTGCCGGCGATCACGCTGGCCTCCTTCAACATGATGTCCATGTTCGGGCTGAACGGGCGGCTACGCGGTGCCATCGTCGGCCACCTTGCGGCATTCGAGATGACATCGTCCGTCCCGAATCGCCTCTACAGCAACGGATTCCGCCGGCTGGGGTTCGGCGAGGACGTGACCGACTACTACGACGAGCACGTCGAAGCTGACGCGGTGCACGAACAGATCGCCGGGCGCGACCTGGCAGGCGGCCTGGCGGAACAGCATCCCGAACTGCTTGAGGACATCGTCTTCGGAGCCCACTGCTGCCTCCTCGTGGATGGGCTCGTTGGAGCACACCTGCTGGCGAGCTGGCAGGCGGGACGCAGCTCGCTGCGCGAAGAATCGGGCGCTGCGGCATGA
- a CDS encoding YbdK family carboxylate-amine ligase has protein sequence MRSRIEGRPIRPPRQAVEPLPLPGYLRCIGRDGWVATTIGAEEEFVLLDPVSLTPVDRAAEARAALTDAAVDGEIMSEFFPSQLEFASPVCTTAVQLGTSLSEFRRELAEWAHKHRVIAAGVGVPFHVTGQLQVTDLPRYRDIAADFGRIVADHQINGLHVHVGMRNRDSAILGLNRLRPWLPTLLALSANSPFWDGDDSGFDSWRAIHSRRWTTHGIPPAFRDAEDYARRTSALHGIGGTSDAGTLNWVVRPSEKYPTLEVRAFDAQLGCRTSTALAVLVRGIVDADGDEQPHEAELLDAAYWHAARYGLERNLFDPRAGRMRPAADVVHALLDVAAPGLERHGDAEHVGAVVREILQHGNGATRQRRAYREGGQLALGTLLDQAAR, from the coding sequence ATGCGGTCACGCATCGAAGGTCGGCCGATTCGGCCGCCGCGTCAAGCCGTTGAACCGTTGCCTCTCCCGGGCTACCTTCGCTGCATCGGAAGGGATGGGTGGGTGGCGACGACGATCGGGGCGGAAGAGGAGTTCGTCCTCCTCGACCCCGTATCACTGACACCGGTCGATCGGGCAGCGGAGGCGAGAGCCGCCCTCACCGACGCCGCCGTCGACGGCGAGATCATGTCCGAGTTCTTCCCATCGCAGCTCGAGTTCGCCTCCCCGGTATGCACGACGGCGGTCCAGCTCGGCACGTCGTTGTCGGAATTCCGCCGTGAGCTGGCCGAGTGGGCGCACAAGCATCGGGTGATCGCCGCCGGAGTCGGCGTCCCCTTCCACGTAACCGGTCAGCTTCAGGTCACGGACCTCCCGCGTTATCGGGACATCGCGGCCGACTTCGGACGCATTGTCGCGGACCACCAGATCAACGGCTTGCATGTGCATGTCGGCATGCGCAACCGCGACAGCGCCATCCTCGGCCTCAACCGGCTGCGACCCTGGCTGCCGACGCTGCTGGCGCTCTCCGCCAACTCGCCGTTCTGGGACGGCGACGACAGCGGCTTCGACAGCTGGCGCGCCATTCACAGCCGCCGCTGGACCACCCACGGGATTCCGCCCGCCTTCAGAGACGCCGAAGACTATGCACGACGCACATCAGCGCTCCACGGAATCGGGGGCACCTCCGACGCGGGAACGCTCAACTGGGTCGTCCGCCCGTCGGAGAAGTACCCGACGCTCGAAGTGCGCGCATTCGACGCGCAACTCGGTTGCCGGACCAGCACAGCTCTCGCCGTCCTCGTCCGCGGGATCGTGGATGCCGACGGCGACGAGCAACCCCACGAGGCCGAGCTCCTGGATGCCGCGTACTGGCACGCGGCGCGATACGGACTCGAGCGCAACCTGTTCGATCCACGAGCCGGACGGATGCGGCCAGCCGCAGACGTCGTCCACGCACTTCTAGACGTCGCCGCGCCCGGACTAGAACGACACGGCGACGCGGAACACGTCGGAGCCGTCGTCCGAGAGATCCTGCAGCACGGCAACGGCGCAACCCGACAGAGGCGGGCATATCGCGAAGGAGGTCAGCTCGCGCTGGGGACCCTCCTCGACCAGGCCGCCCGGTAG
- a CDS encoding SRPBCC family protein, with protein sequence MAAVTESIDVSVPISTAFNQWTQFESFPHCLEEVEDVQQLDATRNRWRVRIGGQERV encoded by the coding sequence GTGGCTGCAGTGACCGAGTCCATCGACGTGTCCGTGCCGATCAGCACGGCCTTCAACCAGTGGACGCAGTTCGAGTCGTTCCCGCATTGTCTCGAAGAGGTGGAGGACGTGCAGCAACTCGACGCCACCAGGAACCGTTGGCGCGTGCGCATCGGCGGCCAGGAGAGAGTCTGA
- a CDS encoding Hsp20/alpha crystallin family protein produces MSMSFDPFSQLDRIAQSVFDTSRQPRIMPVDLFREGDQYVLNADLPGIDPGSVDVDVDGHLLTIRAQRSAANRENSRWLAQERPFGSYMRQFSIGDDVNAEGISASYDNGVLSVVIPIAERAKPRKIQVESAAERGRRPVTA; encoded by the coding sequence ATGTCGATGTCATTTGATCCTTTCAGCCAGCTGGATCGGATCGCTCAGAGCGTGTTCGACACCAGCAGGCAGCCCCGGATCATGCCGGTGGACTTGTTCCGCGAAGGCGACCAGTACGTCCTCAACGCCGATCTGCCGGGGATCGACCCGGGTTCGGTGGATGTGGATGTCGACGGGCACCTGTTGACCATTCGCGCGCAACGCTCTGCCGCGAACCGGGAGAACTCCCGGTGGCTGGCCCAGGAGCGGCCGTTCGGCTCCTACATGCGCCAGTTCTCGATCGGAGACGACGTGAATGCCGAAGGCATCAGCGCCAGCTATGACAACGGCGTCCTGTCGGTGGTCATCCCGATCGCCGAACGCGCGAAGCCGCGCAAGATCCAGGTCGAGTCGGCCGCCGAACGCGGCCGCCGACCCGTGACCGCATAA
- a CDS encoding MerR family transcriptional regulator, which yields MSDPSSSQPVYSMAVAAELLGLAPTTLRLYERKGLLTPARTDGGTRRYSADDIERMRRVADLQNEGVNLTGIRMVLTLEGENSALREHITNTTPTHTGNNTHPDDS from the coding sequence ATGAGTGATCCGTCGAGCAGCCAGCCCGTCTACAGCATGGCCGTGGCCGCAGAGCTGCTGGGACTGGCGCCGACGACCCTGCGGCTCTACGAACGCAAGGGACTTCTGACGCCGGCGCGCACCGACGGCGGAACCCGCCGGTACAGCGCCGACGACATCGAGCGGATGCGCCGAGTCGCCGACCTCCAGAACGAGGGCGTCAACCTCACCGGTATCAGGATGGTCCTCACCCTCGAAGGCGAGAACTCAGCACTCCGCGAACACATCACCAACACCACCCCGACCCACACCGGGAACAACACCCACCCAGACGACTCCTAG
- a CDS encoding NAD(P)/FAD-dependent oxidoreductase has product MSVPHAPSRVVVVGGGILGASTCAHLARGGAEVTLVTSGDLADGASGRSIAWMNSSGDRTAEYHYLRLIALDRYRTWRERHREGHRFVRFDGAMKWAGDGESFRETFAFERANGYDSVWVDRADVPRFAPDVDVAAVAEEGAIFNAGEGWVSLPDVIAALAAEAVEQGATIREGVGEACVDIVDGEAAGVVLADGTRLSADHVVLATGPGVPRDLAALGVTVPDSTPAAFVVFTDPVEIDVKTVLNTPRVAIRPTPDGRLVLDADWAEQSIVIAADGSLVIPEESVQGLLEEASKVLSGNPRLTAHRVGAGMKPIPGDGEPVVGPVPSIPGLYALFTHSGATLGLVLGELAAEEILTGASSPVLETFRFDRFGVDELSEEVATGAWKPVMQS; this is encoded by the coding sequence ATGTCCGTCCCCCACGCCCCTTCCCGTGTCGTCGTCGTCGGCGGTGGCATCCTGGGCGCCTCGACCTGCGCCCACCTCGCGCGCGGTGGCGCAGAGGTGACCCTCGTCACCTCCGGCGACCTCGCCGACGGAGCGTCCGGCCGTTCGATCGCCTGGATGAACTCGTCGGGGGATCGCACGGCGGAGTACCACTACCTCCGGCTCATCGCGCTCGACCGCTATCGCACCTGGCGCGAGCGCCATCGGGAGGGCCATCGGTTCGTGCGATTCGACGGCGCGATGAAGTGGGCCGGCGACGGTGAGAGCTTCCGCGAGACCTTCGCGTTCGAGCGCGCCAACGGCTACGACTCCGTCTGGGTCGACCGCGCCGACGTGCCCCGGTTCGCCCCCGATGTGGATGTCGCCGCCGTCGCCGAGGAAGGTGCCATCTTCAACGCAGGCGAAGGGTGGGTCAGCCTGCCGGACGTGATCGCGGCGCTCGCGGCGGAGGCGGTCGAGCAGGGCGCGACGATTCGCGAAGGTGTCGGGGAGGCATGTGTGGACATCGTCGACGGCGAAGCCGCCGGTGTCGTCCTGGCGGACGGCACGCGCCTGTCGGCAGATCACGTCGTGCTTGCGACCGGTCCTGGCGTCCCTCGCGACCTCGCCGCGCTGGGCGTGACGGTGCCAGACTCCACCCCTGCCGCTTTCGTCGTGTTCACCGACCCGGTGGAGATCGACGTGAAGACAGTGCTCAATACCCCGCGCGTCGCGATCCGACCCACCCCAGACGGGCGTCTGGTCCTCGACGCCGACTGGGCCGAGCAGTCGATCGTGATCGCAGCGGACGGATCGCTCGTGATCCCGGAAGAGTCGGTGCAGGGGCTGCTCGAGGAAGCGTCGAAGGTCCTGAGCGGAAACCCCCGCCTGACGGCCCACCGAGTGGGCGCGGGGATGAAGCCCATCCCCGGCGACGGTGAGCCGGTGGTCGGACCTGTCCCCTCGATCCCGGGCCTCTATGCACTGTTCACCCACTCGGGTGCGACGCTCGGCCTCGTCCTGGGTGAGCTCGCCGCCGAGGAGATCCTGACGGGAGCTTCGTCACCGGTGCTCGAGACCTTCCGGTTCGACCGGTTCGGCGTGGACGAGCTGTCCGAGGAGGTCGCGACGGGGGCGTGGAAGCCGGTCATGCAGAGTTAG
- a CDS encoding Gfo/Idh/MocA family oxidoreductase, producing the protein MSAPAPIRVGLIGYGVAGRVFHAPLLAADPAFDLTAVVTSQTARLHAAHPDATAVADVDTLLAHPGIDLVVVASPTPLHVSHATAAVEAEKATVVDKPFAPDAPSGRELIQRAEAAGVPFTVFQNRRWDGDFLTLRRLVDDGALGDVRPFESRFEWWKPSPDSSWKSKTGSVDGGGILFDLGAHLIDQALVLFGPARVGHADVRNRRGGRADDDVFVVLEHESGTTSHLWMSAIAPVTGERFRVLGSRSGFFSSGLDPQEDRLAAGQHPGAERFGASDLPALLGAGSDLAEVPLARGDYADFYRRLAQSLTGDAPLPVDPRDSLAVLELIDTIHTLNRK; encoded by the coding sequence GTGAGCGCCCCGGCGCCGATCCGTGTCGGCCTCATCGGCTACGGCGTGGCGGGGCGCGTGTTCCACGCCCCGCTGCTGGCCGCCGACCCCGCCTTCGATCTCACGGCGGTCGTCACCTCGCAGACCGCCCGGCTGCACGCCGCCCACCCGGACGCGACAGCAGTCGCCGACGTGGATACGCTGCTCGCGCATCCCGGAATCGACCTGGTGGTCGTGGCGTCGCCGACGCCGCTGCACGTCTCCCACGCGACAGCCGCGGTAGAGGCGGAGAAAGCCACCGTCGTCGACAAGCCCTTCGCCCCCGATGCGCCGTCGGGCCGCGAACTCATCCAGCGCGCAGAGGCGGCCGGCGTCCCGTTCACGGTCTTCCAGAACCGGCGGTGGGACGGCGACTTCCTGACGCTGAGAAGGCTGGTCGACGACGGCGCGCTCGGAGACGTACGGCCCTTCGAGTCGCGGTTCGAGTGGTGGAAGCCGTCCCCCGACTCCTCGTGGAAGTCGAAGACCGGGTCGGTAGACGGCGGCGGCATCCTGTTCGACCTCGGCGCCCACCTGATCGACCAGGCGCTCGTCCTGTTCGGGCCGGCGCGGGTCGGGCACGCCGACGTGCGCAACCGTCGAGGAGGTCGGGCCGACGATGACGTCTTCGTCGTGCTAGAACATGAGTCCGGCACGACGAGCCACCTCTGGATGAGCGCCATCGCTCCGGTCACCGGTGAGCGATTCCGGGTCCTCGGCTCTCGTTCCGGATTCTTCTCGTCCGGTCTGGACCCGCAGGAGGATCGGCTCGCCGCGGGTCAGCACCCGGGCGCCGAACGATTCGGCGCGTCCGACCTACCGGCGCTGTTAGGCGCCGGCTCCGACCTCGCCGAGGTCCCCCTCGCACGGGGCGACTACGCCGACTTCTACCGGCGGCTGGCGCAGTCGCTCACCGGCGATGCGCCTCTCCCCGTCGACCCGCGCGACAGCCTCGCCGTCCTCGAACTGATCGACACCATCCACACCCTGAATCGAAAGTGA
- a CDS encoding amino acid ABC transporter ATP-binding protein, translating to MTYTSPLPAQTKPDFRGSALELVDLTMAYGEVDVLRGVSFSVAPGTTTCVIGPSGSGKSTMLRGINRLHEPKSGDMRLDGESILGTRPDALRRRIGLVFQHFNLFPDHTALENVMLALRSVKKLPRDQARRVAEERLAEVGLGERMDHRPRDLSGGQQQRVAIARALAMEPEVMLFDEVTSALDPELVKGVLNLMADLGRRGMTMVVVTHEMNFARKVADQVVFMDEGRVVETGRPADLFERPESPRLQRFLSEVL from the coding sequence ATGACCTACACCTCTCCACTACCCGCCCAGACGAAGCCGGACTTCCGGGGCTCGGCCCTCGAGCTGGTCGACCTCACGATGGCCTACGGCGAGGTCGACGTCCTCCGCGGCGTGAGCTTCTCGGTCGCACCCGGCACGACGACGTGCGTGATCGGGCCGTCCGGGTCGGGCAAATCGACGATGCTGCGCGGCATCAACCGCCTGCACGAGCCGAAGTCGGGCGACATGCGACTCGACGGCGAGAGCATCCTCGGCACGAGGCCGGATGCGCTCCGCCGCCGGATCGGGCTGGTGTTCCAGCACTTCAACCTGTTCCCCGACCACACGGCGCTCGAGAATGTGATGCTCGCCCTGCGCTCGGTGAAGAAGCTGCCGAGGGATCAGGCCAGGCGCGTCGCAGAGGAGCGCCTGGCCGAGGTCGGTCTGGGCGAGCGGATGGACCACCGACCGCGCGACCTCTCCGGCGGTCAGCAGCAGCGCGTCGCCATCGCGCGGGCGCTCGCGATGGAGCCGGAGGTCATGCTGTTCGACGAGGTCACCAGCGCGCTCGACCCGGAGCTCGTGAAAGGCGTGCTGAACCTCATGGCGGATCTGGGACGTCGCGGGATGACCATGGTCGTCGTCACGCACGAGATGAACTTCGCCCGCAAGGTCGCCGACCAGGTCGTCTTCATGGACGAGGGACGCGTGGTGGAGACCGGCCGCCCCGCCGACCTCTTCGAGCGGCCGGAGAGCCCGCGCCTCCAGCGGTTCCTGTCGGAAGTGCTGTGA
- a CDS encoding amino acid ABC transporter permease, with the protein MNWLDTITHTFFDLPSMLQVFPQLLGVGLVNTLIISAAATVLGVVLGMVLAVMGISTSRWLRIPARVYTDIFRGLPAILTILLIGQGFARFSQSVFGPSPYPLGILALSLIASAYIGEIFRAGIQSVDRGQLEACRALGLSYGKAMRLVVVPQGVRRVLPALVNQFIAIVKDSSLVYFLGLLVGERELFRVGQDAAVLTGNLSPLVLAGLFYLVITVPLTHVVNHFDNRFRTGRRKPTTPRSGLDELDEVQTPAPITLGSNT; encoded by the coding sequence ATGAACTGGCTCGACACCATCACACACACCTTCTTCGACCTCCCGTCGATGCTGCAGGTCTTCCCGCAGCTGCTGGGCGTCGGACTGGTGAACACTCTCATCATCTCCGCAGCGGCGACCGTGCTGGGCGTCGTGCTCGGCATGGTCCTCGCGGTCATGGGGATCTCCACGTCGCGTTGGCTGCGCATCCCGGCGCGCGTCTACACGGACATCTTCCGCGGCCTTCCCGCGATCCTGACCATCCTGCTGATCGGGCAGGGGTTCGCGCGGTTCTCGCAATCGGTCTTCGGTCCGTCACCCTATCCGCTCGGGATCCTGGCGCTGTCCCTGATCGCGTCGGCGTACATCGGCGAGATCTTCCGCGCCGGCATCCAGAGCGTCGATCGCGGCCAGTTGGAGGCGTGCCGGGCGCTCGGTCTGAGCTACGGCAAGGCGATGCGCCTGGTCGTCGTGCCACAGGGCGTGCGTCGGGTCCTCCCGGCCCTGGTGAACCAGTTCATCGCGATCGTGAAGGACTCCAGCCTGGTGTACTTCCTCGGCCTCCTGGTCGGGGAGCGCGAGCTGTTCCGGGTCGGACAGGACGCGGCCGTGCTGACCGGCAACCTGTCTCCGCTCGTCCTCGCCGGGCTGTTCTACCTGGTCATCACCGTGCCCCTCACGCACGTGGTGAACCACTTCGACAACCGGTTCCGCACCGGTCGCCGTAAGCCGACCACGCCGAGGAGCGGCCTGGACGAGCTGGACGAGGTGCAGACCCCTGCGCCGATCACCCTCGGGAGCAACACATGA